One window of Centropristis striata isolate RG_2023a ecotype Rhode Island chromosome 21, C.striata_1.0, whole genome shotgun sequence genomic DNA carries:
- the LOC131959912 gene encoding ankyrin repeat domain-containing protein 1-like, whose product MTMSQKSTETIKNIYEHLLQPVLSNLHKQRQAEDTKLSTSAWCPRVLTVHSVHSVHSVQTFSPPESDPDDLSLRPSVEDGDYESSVSLEKQDSDRPISLKRDKSGRLVLETPADLQNLLLLRRTKREQRAAVRKPAAAPPAANCVPYYVDEDDFFKACDHKQLLVIDRYLSTGGDINACDTFERTGLHRASSQGHTEVVTKLIQAGADVHKRDKLWSTCVHSACRGGHLSVLKLLLNFGADITARDKLDSTPLHVSVRTGHYDCVEHLIHCGAEVNTQDREGDTPLHDAVRINRFKVVQLLLLRGADTHITNQEGRCPLDGVLEWQNETKTLIEQNDRK is encoded by the exons atgacgatg AGTCAAAAATCTACTGAGACGATTAAAAACATTTACGAGCACCTGCTGCAGCCCGTCCTGTCAAACCTTCATAAACAGAGACAAGCTGAAGACACCAAGCTGTCCACATCAGCCTGGTGTCCCCGCGTCCTCACGGTCCACAGTGTCCACAGTGTCCACAGTGTCCAGACTTTTTCACCTCCCGAGTCAGATCCAGATGACCTGTCTCTTCGTCCCTCT GTGGAGGACGGAGACTACGAGTCGTCCGTCTCTCTGGAGAAGCAGGACTCTGATCGTCCAATCAGCCtcaag AGGGACAAATCAGGTCGTCTGGTCCTGGAGACTCCTGCTGACCTGCagaatctgctgctgctgcggagAACCAAGAGAGAACAGAGAGCTGCAGTCAGGAAGCCAGCAGCAGCGCCGCCTGCTGCTAACTGCGTG CCGTATTATGTGGATGAGGACGATTTCTTTAAGGCCTGTGATCACAAACAGCTGCTGGTGATTGACAGGTACCTGTCCACAGGTGGGGACATCAACGCCTGCGACACG TTTGAGCGAACAGGTCTTCACAGAGCCAGTTCTCAGGGTCACACAGAAGTAGTCACCAAACTGATCCAAGCTGGAGCCGACGTCCACAAAAGAGACAAG CTGTGGTCCACTTGTGTCCACTCTGCCTGTCGAGGAGGACATCTGTCTGTCCTCAAACTGCTGCTGAACTTCGGAGCAGACATCACTGCCAGAGACAAG ctGGATAGTACTCCTCTTCATGTCTCTGTGAGGACCGGACACTACGACTGTGTGGAACATCTGATTCACTGTGGAGCTGAAGTCAACACACAGGACAGG GAGGGAGACACTCCACTTCATGACGCTGTTCGGATCAACAGATTTAAAGTcgtgcagctgttgttgctgcgAGGAGCCGACACACACATCACCAACCAG GAGGGACGCTGTCCTCTGGACGGGGTGTTGGAGTGgcagaatgaaacaaaaactctCATTGAGCAGaatgacaggaagtga